Below is a window of Agrobacterium vitis DNA.
CCGTCAACCAGAATATCGTGCTGCTGAAGGCAAGCGGTGGACAGCAGATATTGAATACGGCAAAGACATTGTGCCAGCGTGAGGATTTGGTTGTTCTTGTCTTCTCTGGTGAGGGGCAGGCGACGAGCAATGACGTTCAAGCGTATTCCGGGGCTGTTGCATCCAGCACGGCTGAAAGGCTTGGTTTGATTGCCATGCTGATCGCGGGGCCGGATCAGCAGGTAAGGCAGGCCACGAAAAAATTTTCTATCTTTGAATAATCAGATAAGGCTGCTGCATAATGCTTTAAACCGGAATCGGTTTAAAGCGAAAATTATGTAGCATATATAAAGAGCGACAGCGAACCTTTGTGCGCCATATAGGGCGCACGGCGCTGTAGAGCACGTCCGCGTTTCGTTGAATCGCGTAAGGTCTCTAAGTTTTTGTTTACACATTTCCGGACCGAAAGCCGGTTTCCACTTTTCCCTGACAAACCCTAGAAAAGTAGATAGAGCGAGACGACTGTGAATTTTCCGTTACTTCTGTCAATGACAGCTTTCGCCTTGGCGGCGTCCATTTCTCCCGGCCCGGTCAATATTGTCGCTCTCGCCTCGGGCATGCGGTACGGCCTGCGGAAGTCGCAGTCTCATGTGCTTGGGGCAAGCCTCGGCTTCGTATTGCTGCTTCTCATCGTGGGCTATTGCTTGGAAGAGAGCGTCCGGGAATTCCCCTTGATGCTGCTGATCGTGAAATGGGCTGGGGTGGGGTTCCTGCTTTATATGGCCTATGGCTTGGCGGTCGATCATGGGGCTCTCGCTGGTGAAGAGGAAGCAAGGCCACCCTCCCTGCTGCAAGCTGCCTCTATGCAATGGCTTAATCCCAAGGCGTGGCTCGCCAGCATGGCTGGCGTCGGTGCGTTTGCGCTTGACGGGGTTCCGTTCGCCCTTCCGATCTTCGCGCTTGTCTATGGTCTTGTGTGCTACGTCTCGATTGCCGTATGGGCCGCAGCCGGGGCTCGTATGGGGACGTGGGTGCAAAGCCCCGGCGCGTTGAAAGTGCTCAACAGAGTTTTAGCAACACTGCTTGTGACAAGTGCATTCTATCTGATGTTTGAAAACCTTCGGGGCTGATACCACAGGTCTGTTTCATGAGGCGTCGCCTTATGCCAAGTCTCGAAGATGCGAACCGCATCCTCGACTTGAAAAATTGAAAATATATCAAAATTATCAGAGGCTTGAAATATTTTCAAAAGGAATACGAAGCGTCATTTTCTAAACCTCCGTATTACTTTTCGACAAACACCGCCTGTGTCAGATCGGCATCGAAACGGTAGCGGTCGTTTTCCCGGCGCAGCAATTGCGAGAGCGGCACTTCCGTTCGGTTGTCGATAATCACCTTGTCGTTTTCGCTCTCCGTCTTGCGCAGCCACTCGACCAGATCGGTCTCACCGGATTTGAGAAAATCGCAGCCGCGGCGGAAGAGTTTCGGAAAGATCAGTTGGGCCTTGCCGGTGCCGTCTTCCTCTTCCTCGCCCGGCTTGCTGCCGCTCGCCCAGCCAAGATCGCTGAGATCGGTGAGGGCAAACCGTTCCGTCTTATCCACCGCCCAGACGCCAAGGTCCGCATCCCGCGCCTGTCTTGCGGCCTCGGAAATCGTCTCGCGTTGGTCCACCGGCGCGGAACTATAGAGCATGGGATAGGCCATGCCGCTGGAAATCAACCGGTAATTGGCGCTGGCCTCCAGGGTCTTGGTTGAAATCGCGCCGGTATCGCCGGAGGAAAACGGATTGCCGTTAAACGTCAGATAGCAGATCGGCCGCCCGTGAACATCGGCGGAGGCCGTCAGAATCCCGGCCTGGATGGTTTGCGGCTCGGCAGCGGTGACGGTTTCTTTCGTGAGCGAAAAGGAGGAAAAGCCGATGAGATCGCGCAGCAGATAATCCCGCGCCACCCCGCCGCGCGGCTGTGCCTTGCTCTCGTAATGGGTTTCGGGCGTATCGATCCCTTCCAGCCGCAGTTGATGGCTGCCATCCTTGGCGGGTCGCAGCAGATGGGCGCGGTAGATATCGGCAAGCAGGTTTTCATCATCCGGGCGAAACCGCACCGAATCGCCATCCGGCTGCTTGCCGATGATGATGATCGTGCCGGGAACGTAGCGATAATTCTGCAAGGCCATGGGCGATCCTCCGTTGCCATCAATGGTTGGGTATCAGCAAACCGCAGATCTGTGTCATGGGTGAGACAGAGGAGGCCGATCAGACGGCTGCGGCCAGCCCCTGCACCGCCAACAACTCGCTGGCCGCCGCAGAGGTGGAGGCCGGAGACGGTGCAGCGTCCGCGCCTTGATCCGTCGCCGTATCTTCATCCGTCTCGGCCAAATCGTCCTGAATATTTTCACCGGTATCGGTCAGGAACATCCTGTTGACCATGGCATCGCTGCTGAACATCCTGCTCATCAGCTCTGTCTTAAGGCTCTTGTCGCCGCTCTCGAAATCGTCTGCGGTGAGCTTGCCGCTATATTCAGCTATGATCGCAGCGGTGCGTTCTTCCGGCGTGTCGAGATTGTCCCAGTCGATACTGTTTCTAAACTGTTCCATGACATCGGCACTTCCTTCTCCTTGCTCATAAGGAGTAAACATCCAGGCGCCCTCGTTGTAGATGGTAACCGTTCCGATGCTGATTTCCATCTTTGAATAGATTGTTGCCGGCTTGCTCTCGGCTTCAATCTTGGCCTGCTCCGCCGCAGCCTCCGTCCACATCGCTTCCATTTCCACCTGCAAGGCGGTCTTGGGTTGGCTATCGTCAGGCAAACTCGCCATAAACTCGGTATCGGCCTCCGCAGCCTTGGTTGAGGAATAGCCATAGGCATACGCTATGCCGGGTGTAACTGTAGTGCTCATGTGACCCCTCCTATGAGCATGGAAATGAAAAACCCCGGTGCCGCAATGCGGCGCTCGATCAGGCGGCTGTGGATTGCGCTTGCGGTGCGCTGGTGGCTGAGGTGGCCGAAGCACTCGCTTGCGCCCCATCCGCGTCTTCGTCTGAGGGCAGCAAGCCCTCTTGCAGGCTTTCGCCGGAGCTGGTCATCAACATCCGGTCCACCAGCGCATCGCTGCTGAACATCTTGCTCATCAGTTCGCTGGTCAGGCTCTTGTCGCCGCTTTCGACAGAGCTTGCTGTGAGTTTGCCGCCGTATTTGGACATGATGGCGTCGGCGATCTCTTCCGGCGTATCGAGGTTGTCCCAGTCGAGATCGAAGCCTTTGCCTTCTCCGAGAAAGTCTTCGGCTTCCGGATTGACCGAGTATGCAACCCCACCGGATGCGCCGATTCTCACCGTTTGGCCGCCAATATGTAATACCCCCCAGAGGTTAGCATCGAAGTCCTCCGATGTTTCAGTCTCCGTGCTTGCTTCTGCGGGAAGATCTTCCAGCGTTGTGTATTCGGTTTCGTAAAAATCGTCTGGCAGCTTCGGCGTCTGCTTTGTTTGATAAACGCTGGTGGATGATGTCGTGGTGGTGGATGAAATTGTTGCGCTCAACTCGACCTCCGGCTTTAATTTTTAATCGAATTATCAATCAAAACTTGCGTGTAACTTTCTATCTTTGATTGCATATTGATGTTTCTCCATGGTGATTGAGGCGGCGGCCTCATCGTTTTCGTTTTGCTCAAAGCTCACCCCTTCACCAGCTTCGCGCCAGCCGCGTCTGTCAGTCTTGTGGCAATCTCGAACCAGGCCAGGTTGCGCAATGTCGTCTACTGTTTTTGTCCGCCCGTTTTCCCGTGTTGCTCGTGCCCTGTTGGCAGGGCTTGTCTGCCTGTCGCTGTCTGTGCTTGGCGGCTGCTATTTCGTGACGGATACGCAGCGGATGAATACGGAAGTGTTTGCGGCCCAGACCGCGCCGACCTGGAACCAGCCGATGGCTGCGCCGCCAGCGGAAAAGCCCAATAAATTCCTCGGCCTGTTCAAGACGCCCTTCCACCAGACCTATGGCATGCCAGCAGCCGAGCCCTATGTTTCGCCATTTGCGACGCCAATGCAGAAGGCGATTTACGGGCAGATGAGCGATGACGGTCACACGCTGACTGCCATTCCGCTCGACCGGGTGGACAAGCGCTTCCTGCGGCAGGAGGTTGATTATCCGACCACGGAACGGCCCGGCACCATCGTGGTCGATACCAAGGCGCATTATCTCTATCTGGTTGAGGCCAATGGCCGGGCAATGCGCTATGGCGTTGGCCTCGGCAAGCAGGGCTTTGCCTGGCAGGGTAGGGGCGTTATCCAGTTCAAGAAGACCTGGCCGCGCTGGACGCCAAGCGACGACATGGTCGAGCGCCAGCCCGACATGCGCCAGTTTGCCGCCGCGCAAGGCGGTCTGGAGCCGGGACTGCGCAATCCGCTCGGCGCGCGCGCGATGTATATCTTCCAGAATGGCCGCGACACGCTCTACCGCATCCATGGCACGCCCGATTGGCAGTCCGTCGGCAAGGCCGTTTCGTCAGGTTGCGTGCGGATGTTCAATCAGGACGTGATTGATCTTTATGCCCGTGTGCGGGACAAAGCGGAGATCGTGGTTATGTAAGGTGTAGGCAGCCACGGTCGAGGCTCCGCCTACCGGCCTGTTGCCTGAACGACACGCAATGGCGCAAATGTGAACGTGTGTGTGCGCTATTGGCGGTGAAATTCGGGTAAATCGCTGTAGATAGGATCTTGCGGAACAAAACCGTGCAGCGTGCGTTTGTGCGCTGCTGACCAGCAGGATGTACCACCGTATATGACAAGCCCCGATTTTTCCCGCCGTGCCTTTCTCTCTTTTTCCGGCCTTGGAGCGGCAGCGCTTCTGTCCAGTTGCGCCTCGTCCTATCGCCCCCCGGTGTATGAACAGGGGTCGCTGGGCGGTATGGTGCAGCCCACGGGACCCATGGCGCCATCCACGCCGGAGCTGGACGCCATGTATGGCGAAGTGGTCGATGGCGGCTTCGTCATTCCGGCCATTCCCTACCAGCAGATTCCGCCGCGCTACTATCGCCAGCGGGTCAGCGATCCCACCGGCTATCCGGCTGGCTCCATCGTGGTCGATACGCCCAACCGCTTCCTCTATCTGGTGGAACAGGGCGGCACCGCCATGCGCTACGGCGTCGGCATTGGCCGTGAGGGCTTTGCCTGGCAGGGCGAAGGCGTGATCCAATGGCGTCAGAAATGGCCAAAATGGACGCCGCCGGATGAAATGGTTGCCCGCCAGCCGCAGCTGGCCAAATATTCTTCCGCCAATGGTGGCATGGCACCGGGCCTGATGAACCCGCTGGGCGCACGCGCTCTCTACATCTTCCAGAACGGTCAGGACACGCTCTACCGTCTGCATGGCTCGCCGGAATGGAACTCCATCGGCAAGGCGATGTCGTCGGGCTGTGTGCGGTTGATGAACCAGGACATTATCGACCTCTATGACCGCGTGCCGAACAAGGCGCGGATCATCGTCCTGCAATAGGGATCAAGAGTCCTGCGCGGCGGCATTCAGCTTGCCGCGCAAATCCTGCAATTGATCGCGCAGCGCCGCGATTTCTTCCAGGCTACAGCCGGTGGCCGTACCAATTGCCGCCATAACGCCGAGAGCCTTGTTCTGCACGGCGGCACCTGTGGGGGTGAGCGAGACAGTCACCTGCCGCTCATCCTGGCTTTGGCGCTGGCGGGTGACGTAGCCGGTCTGTTCCAACCGTTTCAACAGTGGCGATAGCGTGCCGCTATCCAGCCCCAGCCGCTCCCCCAGCGCCTTGACCGCCAGATGGTCGGTTTCCCACAGCACCATCATCACAAGATATTGCGGATAGGTCAGGCCCAAAGGCTCCAGCAGCGGCTTGTAAGTGCGCGTCAGCGCCAGCGATGCGCCGTAAAGCGCAAAGCAAAGCTGCTTGTCCAGCACCAGATCCGTCTTGTCCATGTCGCGTGTCCTTTGGGGCATTTCAGACTGCCATTCTCCCAGCCTTGTCATAAAAATGCAATGTGCAAAAAACAATTGCGTACAATTGAATTGCGTGATACCAAGAATGCAGACGCAGCGGCTGGCACGATGTTCCGGCCTTCAACCAACCAAGACGACCAGTTTTCAAAAAGGAGAGACTCTCATGGCTATTCTCTACACAACCAAGGCATCTGCAATCGGTGGTCGCGAAGGCCGCGCGGTCAGCGAAAACGGCGTTCTGGATGTAACGCTGACGACGCCGAAGGAGTTAGGCGGCAATGGCGCCACCGGTACCAATCCCGAGCAGCTGTTTGCTGCCGGCTATTCCGCTTGCTTCCTCGGCGCGCTGAAGTTTGCCGCTGGCCAGCAGAAGGTCAAGGTGCCTGAAGACGCCAAGGTCACCGCCACGGTTGGCATCGGCCCCCGCGAAGACGGCACCGGCTTCGGCATCGAAGTCTCCATCAGCGTTGATCTGCCGGGCATCGACCGCGAAACCGGCGAAAAACTCGTCGCCGCCGCCCACATCGTCTGCCCCTACAGCCACGCCATGCGCACAGCAACGGAAGTATCCGCTACGCTGGCCTGAGGCTGGGGTTAAGGATAGGCGAAAGGCCGGTCTGGCGGGACCGGCCTTTTGTCGTTTGGGGGAGGGGTAAGCGTGTCACTCTCTTGAGGTCCGTTTTGCGACAAGAGGAGGCATCTAGCGCTTTGAGGTTGGAGGCTGGACCGGGGCTAGATGCAGTTAAATCCAACTGGTTCTCACTTAAAGGTCGTATTGGAAGCCGAATAGTTCCATATAGCCGTTGCTCTCGGCATAAATCATCCTCCTAGTGGCGAAGACACTTACGCAAGCTTGGGTTGTTTGATAAGAGGGTGGGATATGGGGAGCCAATGAGCAAAGTTCCATTTCTCGGAAGTCAAACCCTATTCACTCCGCCTTTACCAACAGGCACATCGTCAGGAGATCGCATGGCTGACTGGATTTACGTCGACAATTCTAATGTTTTTATTGAGGGCAAGCGCGTCAGCGCGGTAAAGCTGGGGCTGGCTCTCGATATCTGGGATGCGTTCGACAATCGCATCCTTGACAACAACTATCGGATGAGTTTCGGAAGGCTCTACGAATTTGTTGCTGGCGCTAACAAGTCCGAGACAGCCCGTGCCATGCTGTTCGGCTCGCGACCGCCTGAAAACGACGCGATCTGGGGGGTTGCCAAGCGTGCTGGATTCGAGGTCATTACTCACGACCGCAACATCGCAAACAAGGAGAAAAAGATCGATACTGGCTTGGTCGCGGCGCTCACTCGCGATGCCTATCGGAACGCCAAAACAGGCGATATCTTCACAATTGTGTCAGGCGACAACGACTATGTCCCCGCGGTACAGCAGCTCCGCGAGGACGGTTTTCAAGTCGATGTCGTCTTTTGGAGCCACGCCGGTAAAGAACTGCAGCAGGCTGCGTCGAACTTCATCTCACTTGACGACCATCTCGATAACCTTAGGGCTTAGCTTCAGCAGTCATGTTGAGTGGCGTTGTCGCTCAAAAGCTATCTGTTATTGAGATTATCTCAGTGTTGCGAAAACGCCTGAAATGGAGGCGGGCTGTTGGCCGTCGGTTTTCGCCCTCTGATGACCGCTTCGGGCCGGAAGCGGCTAACTAGGTCAAGTCAAACCAACCTATTCGGTGTTGGAATTGACCAAGCAGAAGCGAGGTTCTTCTCTTGTAATTACGTCGACGCAGTCGCCTCCCGTGACAAAAAGGTAGTGGGTAGCTTCCGGGAGCAATACTTCGAAGACTTCGCGTTGCGC
It encodes the following:
- a CDS encoding NYN domain-containing protein — protein: MADWIYVDNSNVFIEGKRVSAVKLGLALDIWDAFDNRILDNNYRMSFGRLYEFVAGANKSETARAMLFGSRPPENDAIWGVAKRAGFEVITHDRNIANKEKKIDTGLVAALTRDAYRNAKTGDIFTIVSGDNDYVPAVQQLREDGFQVDVVFWSHAGKELQQAASNFISLDDHLDNLRA
- a CDS encoding L,D-transpeptidase, whose protein sequence is MSSTVFVRPFSRVARALLAGLVCLSLSVLGGCYFVTDTQRMNTEVFAAQTAPTWNQPMAAPPAEKPNKFLGLFKTPFHQTYGMPAAEPYVSPFATPMQKAIYGQMSDDGHTLTAIPLDRVDKRFLRQEVDYPTTERPGTIVVDTKAHYLYLVEANGRAMRYGVGLGKQGFAWQGRGVIQFKKTWPRWTPSDDMVERQPDMRQFAAAQGGLEPGLRNPLGARAMYIFQNGRDTLYRIHGTPDWQSVGKAVSSGCVRMFNQDVIDLYARVRDKAEIVVM
- a CDS encoding LysE family translocator → MNFPLLLSMTAFALAASISPGPVNIVALASGMRYGLRKSQSHVLGASLGFVLLLLIVGYCLEESVREFPLMLLIVKWAGVGFLLYMAYGLAVDHGALAGEEEARPPSLLQAASMQWLNPKAWLASMAGVGAFALDGVPFALPIFALVYGLVCYVSIAVWAAAGARMGTWVQSPGALKVLNRVLATLLVTSAFYLMFENLRG
- a CDS encoding organic hydroperoxide resistance protein translates to MAILYTTKASAIGGREGRAVSENGVLDVTLTTPKELGGNGATGTNPEQLFAAGYSACFLGALKFAAGQQKVKVPEDAKVTATVGIGPREDGTGFGIEVSISVDLPGIDRETGEKLVAAAHIVCPYSHAMRTATEVSATLA
- a CDS encoding L,D-transpeptidase, with translation MTSPDFSRRAFLSFSGLGAAALLSSCASSYRPPVYEQGSLGGMVQPTGPMAPSTPELDAMYGEVVDGGFVIPAIPYQQIPPRYYRQRVSDPTGYPAGSIVVDTPNRFLYLVEQGGTAMRYGVGIGREGFAWQGEGVIQWRQKWPKWTPPDEMVARQPQLAKYSSANGGMAPGLMNPLGARALYIFQNGQDTLYRLHGSPEWNSIGKAMSSGCVRLMNQDIIDLYDRVPNKARIIVLQ
- a CDS encoding MarR family winged helix-turn-helix transcriptional regulator: MDKTDLVLDKQLCFALYGASLALTRTYKPLLEPLGLTYPQYLVMMVLWETDHLAVKALGERLGLDSGTLSPLLKRLEQTGYVTRQRQSQDERQVTVSLTPTGAAVQNKALGVMAAIGTATGCSLEEIAALRDQLQDLRGKLNAAAQDS
- a CDS encoding DUF2000 family protein, coding for MQRVAIVVTKALSGGLAANAAAILSGQLAACRQGFFAPSPVVDLDGLPHATVNQNIVLLKASGGQQILNTAKTLCQREDLVVLVFSGEGQATSNDVQAYSGAVASSTAERLGLIAMLIAGPDQQVRQATKKFSIFE
- a CDS encoding thermonuclease family protein; the protein is MALQNYRYVPGTIIIIGKQPDGDSVRFRPDDENLLADIYRAHLLRPAKDGSHQLRLEGIDTPETHYESKAQPRGGVARDYLLRDLIGFSSFSLTKETVTAAEPQTIQAGILTASADVHGRPICYLTFNGNPFSSGDTGAISTKTLEASANYRLISSGMAYPMLYSSAPVDQRETISEAARQARDADLGVWAVDKTERFALTDLSDLGWASGSKPGEEEEDGTGKAQLIFPKLFRRGCDFLKSGETDLVEWLRKTESENDKVIIDNRTEVPLSQLLRRENDRYRFDADLTQAVFVEK